Proteins encoded by one window of Musa acuminata AAA Group cultivar baxijiao chromosome BXJ2-9, Cavendish_Baxijiao_AAA, whole genome shotgun sequence:
- the LOC135622113 gene encoding transcription factor HEC2-like, whose translation MDVDCLSCVKEAEVDLMTMTTEMENLSELSKSPLHVSPAFCTHVASSLLVGATSSLPFGDPQEPAEAGGDGQPAVDAMREMIFLVAAMQPIHVNRELLNPPKRRNVRVSKDPQSVAARHRRERISRRIRMLQQLVPGGTKMDTASMLDEAIHYVKFLKRQVQFLERAASSAVNGLSTTGAAITTTTTTGFSAVGTGFMDGSYLWFEKGYEGGMGSSSRTTMSHMHVERK comes from the coding sequence ATGGACGTGGACTGCCTGAGCTGTGTTAAAGAAGCCGAAGTGGATCTGATGACGATGACGACGGAGATGGAGAACCTGAGTGAACTATCCAAATCACCACTTCATGTCTCTCCGGCTTTCTGCACACATGTAGCCTCCTCTTTGCTCGTCGGCGCAACATCTTCCTTACCTTTCGGTGATCCCCAGGAGCCAGCGGAGGCCGGGGGTGACGGGCAGCCCGCGGTGGATGCCATGAGAGAGATGATATTTCTCGTCGCGGCGATGCAACCCATTCACGTCAACAGGGAGCTGCTGAATCCGCCAAAGCGGCGGAATGTGAGGGTCTCGAAGGACCCCCAGAGCGTGGCGGCCAGGCACCGGAGGGAGAGGATAAGCAGGAGGATCAGGATGCTGCAGCAACTCGTCCCGGGGGGGACCAAGATGGACACGGCGTCGATGCTTGACGAGGCCATCCACTACGTGAAGTTCCTGAAGCGCCAGGTGCAGTTCCTGGAGCGGGCAGCCAGCTCCGCCGTAAACGGGCTATCCACTACCGGTGctgccatcaccaccaccaccaccaccggttTCTCTGCAGTTGGCACAGGATTCATGGATGGAAGCTACTTGTGGTTCGAGAAAGGGTACGAGGGTGGGATGGGGAGTTCATCACGAACAACAATGTCTCATATGCATGTCGAGCGGAAATGA
- the LOC135623800 gene encoding red chlorophyll catabolite reductase-like, with amino-acid sequence MPSVSSSSFLPSPFRLLSFRRPPPRPCSSAAIAGSKRRPYRIRASMSGPPSPVAEFPYLPPSHRDLMLDLRSAVEDRLGPHLLPSAVPPDVLSFHSPSGASRGALDIRSGGRDSPVDFILESWLHCELPTGALNITTLFAFLDAATDAPHLLMEFIQSSPSSLILFTDLLPRKDLVLHPDYLDEFYQQTNLDKPRQELAKLPQVQPYCSSSLYIRSVLSPTAIAVCINCGEDGQGVMEDIMRGRLDAICKEIVRIWLDTCASSSKQLGETERADLLRRDGLIKNKTIEIDLAANLPRMFSPDIANRVVGEIQKAFKI; translated from the exons ATGCCCTCAGTGTCCTCCTCCTCGTTCCTCCCTTCGCCGTTCCGCTTGCTCTCGTTTCgccgtcctcctcctcgtccgtGCTCTTCTGCTGCGATCGCCGGCAGCAAGAGGCGGCCGTACCGGATCCGGGCATCGATGTCCGGCCCGCCGTCGCCCGTGGCGGAGTTCCCCTACCTCCCGCCGTCGCACCGGGACCTGATGCTGGATCTCCGCTCCGCGGTCGAGGACCGGCTGGGGCCCCACCTCCTCCCCTCCGCCGTCCCCCCCGACGTCCTCTCCTTCCACAGCCCCTCCGGCGCTTCCCGCGGCGCCCTCGACATCCGATCCGGCGGCCGCGATTCCCCC GTTGACTTCATTCTGGAATCATGGCTGCACTGTGAACTCCCCACAGGTGCTCTCAACATAACCACTTTATTCGCCTTCCTTGATGCCGCCACAGATGCTCCTCACCTTCTAATGGAATTCATACAAAGCAGCCCATCCTCCCTCATCCTCTTCACAGATTTGCTGCCCCGCAAAGACCTTGTCCTCCACCCCGATTACCTTGATGAGTTTTACCAGCAAACCAATTTGGACAAGCCGAGGCAAGAACTTGCGAAACTTCCACAGGTGCAACCTTACTGCTCATCCTCTCTTTACATTCGCAGCGTCCTGTCACCAACAGCTATTGCGGTTTGCATCAATTGCGGAGAAGATGGACAAGGCGTGATGGAAGACATAATGCGAGGTCGGCTGGACGCCATCTGCAAGGAGATTGTTCGAATTTGGTTGGATACATGTGCAAGCAGCAGTAAACAGCTGGGAGAGACCGAGAGGGCCGATTTGCTGAGAAGAGATGGTTTGATTAAGAACAAGACCATCGAGATCGATCTTGCTGCAAACTTGCCAAGGATGTTCAGTCCTGACATCGCAAACCGAGTGGTGGGAGAAATTCAAAAGGCTTTTAAGATATAA
- the LOC135622201 gene encoding probable LRR receptor-like serine/threonine-protein kinase At5g59680 — protein sequence MPLSIFFLLLLLSLLSIVPPRLHAVLALPGGYNINCGASQEETTGGIQWIPDEGFINVGNVSKIGTPDIVPILATVRYFPDESARKYCYSIPVGRGAKYLIRSTYYYGGFDGGEKPPVFDQIIDGTKWSTVNTTENYASGLTAYYEIVVAAQGRTLSFCLARNNQTTSSPFISALELVSLEDSMYNGTDFTKYALSTVARHRFGYGGEIVSYPDDPFNRYWEAFTDSNPYVECHSNVTPSEFWNLPPATVFQRALTTSRGKKLAVQWPPVTLPSAAYYVALYFQDNRTPSPFSWRVFDVAVDGREFYKGLNVSAEGVMVYGTQWSLSGKVEIVMTPSSDSPVGPVINAGEILQIVPFGEKTITRDVITMEDLARNLKNPPPDWRGDPCLPRQHSWTGVSCSQSGSIRIVGLNLTNFGLSGSLPSSINNLTALANIWLSGNKLSGPIPEMSSLRNLVSLQLQDNQLSGSIPSSLGGLENLKEIYLQNNKLTGNVPESLKKKIGVDVK from the exons ATGCCCCtctccatcttcttcctcctcctcctcctcagcctTCTCTCCATCGTTCCTCCGCGCCTCCATGCTGTTCTTGCACTTCCTGGAG GTTACAACATCAACTGCGGCGCGTCGCAAGAGGAGACCACCGGAGGCATCCAATGGATCCCTGACGAAGGTTTCATCAACGTCGGCAACGTGTCCAAGATCGGAACTCCAGACATCGTCCCCATACTTGCCACGGTGAGGTACTTCCCCGATGAATCAGCTCGGAAGTACTGCTACAGCATCCCCGTCGGgcgaggagccaagtacttgatcCGCTCCACGTACTACTACGGCGGCTTCGACGGCGGCGAGAAGCCCCCGGTGTTCGACCAGATAATCGACGGCACCAAATGGAGCACGGTGAACACCACCGAGAACTACGCCAGTGGCCTCACCGCCTACTACGAGATAGTCGTCGCGGCGCAGGGGAGGACATTGAGCTTTTGCTTGGCGAGGAATAACCAGACGACCTCGAGCCCCTTCATCTCTGCTCTCGAGCTGGTCAGCTTGGAGGATTCCATGTACAACGGCACGGACTTCACCAAGTACGCGCTGAGCACGGTGGCGCGACACCGCTTCGGCTACGGCGGCGAGATCGTCAG CTATCCAGATGATCCGTTCAACCGATACTGGGAGGCGTTCACGGACTCGAACCCGTACGTGGAGTGCCACTCGAACGTGACGCCGTCGGAGTTTTGGAACCTCCCGCCGGCGACGGTGTTCCAGAGAGCTCTGACGACGAGCCGAGGGAAGAAGCTCGCGGTGCAGTGGCCGCCGGTGACGCTGCCGAGCGCCGCCTACTACGTGGCGCTCTACTTCCAGGACAACCGCACGCCCAGCCCGTTCAGCTGGAGAGTGTTCGACGTGGCCGTCGATGGCAGGGAGTTCTACAAGGGGTTGAATGTTTCGGCCGAGGGTGTGATGGTGTACGGGACGCAGTGGTCTCTCTCAGGGAAGGTGGAGATTGTGATGACCCCCAGCAGCGATTCGCCCGTTGGTCCTGTGATCAATGCAGGGGAGATCCTTCAGATAGTGCCTTTTGGGGAGAAGACTATAACCAGAGATG TGATTACAATGGAGGATCTCGCGAGGAACCTTAAGAACCCACCGCCGGACTGGAGAGGAGATCCATGCTTGCCAAGGCAGCATTCATGGACTGGAGTGAGCTGCTCTCAGAGTGGTTCCATCAGAATAGTGGGACT GAACCTCACAAACTTTGGCCTCTCAGGATCGCTGCCAAGCAGCATCAACAACTTGACGGCACTCGCAAATAT TTGGCTTTCCGGGAACAAACTCTCTGGTCCAATCCCTGAAATGAGCTCTCTGAGGAACTTGGTCTCCTT GCAACTGCAGGACAATCAACTCAGCGGATCGATTCCATCTTCATTGGGAGGACTCGAAaacctcaaggagat ATATCTCCAGAACAACAAGCTCACGGGGAATGTGCCAGAGAGTTTGAAGAAGAAGATCGGGGTGGACGTAAAGTAG
- the LOC135623801 gene encoding small RNA degrading nuclease 1-like has product MGKTISGADREVLAEIVRLTQKQGLKGAEGGWKDFLQCHEKQFGSGLSDPAKRPKELLVAFLQTFRKEEKKVFDKMIRRNSDHNAMKQLIKDSPGLESPQQRLVRLTMEHPRYTQDHSLPVYDEDWIDIPLGKVSEAMKLNAMISVDCEMVLCQDGTDAVVKICAVDHNLEVKLEKLVNPGKVVADYRTHITGISSKDLEGVTCSLVDIQKSLKKLLSHGTILVGHSLHNDLQALKVNHPRVIDTSYIFKCAGLPTLSPSLNNLCKVVLGFPVRKEGEPHNCMNDAQAAMKLVLAKLEHGYDDHIVMSCCDIPNSDLAKLLLHKIPIEVPTQELQTLFSREYNVIIESVTRLRGESYSTYAVFKNFIEADEAFKKIEGHQKKDSSGRPQKLVFMKLSSGKTTSFYVRRMTAEVHFNDANTSKRPVQEDPGQQQAGDGTIDVKRQKTCLYSCNHVKDIEKLREELHEREEEIFNLQKTLFEVTRNEHLCNETMST; this is encoded by the exons ATGGGAAAGACGATTTCTGGTGCCGACAGGGAG GTTCTTGCTGAGATTGTGAGGTTAACCCAAAAACAAGGACTGAAAGGTGCCGAAGGAGGATGGAAAGATTTCCTACAATGCCACGAAAAACAATTTGGTTCTGGTTTAAGTGACCCAGCCAAGAGACCTAAAGAGCTATTGGTTGCCTTTCTTCAAACATttaggaaagaagaaaagaag gtatttgataaaatgataagACGGAATAGTGATCATAATGCAATGAAGCAGTTGATAAAAGACTCTCCGGGCTTAGAATCGCCTCAACAG AGGCTGGTTCGTTTGACAATGGAACATCCACGTTATACACAAGATCACTCTTTACCTGTCTATGATGAG GATTGGATAGATATTCCGTTAGGTAAAGTTTCTGAAGCAATGAAATTGAATGCTATGATCTCTGTTGATTGTGAGATGGTTCTTTGCCAAGATGGCACTGATGCAGTGGTGAAAATATGTGCAGTAGATCACAATTTGGAG GTGAAACTTGAAAAACTTGTGAACCCCGGGAAAGTTGTTGCTGACTATAGAACTCACATTACTGGAATATCTTCCAAAGATTTGGAAGGAGTTACTTGCTCCTTGGTTGATATACAG AAATCCTTGAAGAAACTCTTATCACATGGGACTATTTTAGTGGGCCATAGTTTGCATAATGATTTACAAG CACTAAAAGTTAATCATCCACGAGTTATTGACACATCATACATCTTCAAGTGTGCTGGTCTACCTACCCTTTCGCCTTCCTTAAATAACTTGTGTAAG GTGGTGTTGGGTTTTCCAGTCCGCAAGGAAGGAGAACCACACAATTGTATGAATGATGCAcaagctgctatgaagctagttcTTGCTAAATTAGAACATGGATATGATGATCACATTGTTATGTCATGCTGTGAT ATACCTAATTCTGATTTGGCAAAGCTACTTCTTCACAAAATACCAATTGAAGTACCTACTCAAGAATTGCAAACGTTATTCTCTAGGGAATACAATGTCATTATtgag TCTGTTACAAGGCTTCGAGGTGAAAGCTATTCAACATATGCTGTtttcaaaaattttatagagGCAGATGAAGCATTCAAAAAAATAGAAGGTCATCAGAAGAAG GATTCAAGTGGTCGGCCACAGAAACTTGTCTTCATGAAACTTAGCAGTGGAAAAACAACCAGCTTCTACGTCCGCAGGATGACTGCTGAAGTCCATTTTAATGATGCCAACACATCAAAGAGGCCAGTGCAAGAAGATCCAGGGCAGCAACAAGCGGGAGATGGAACCATCGATGTGAAAAGGCAGAAGACTTGTTTGTACTCATGCAACCATGTTAAAGATATCGAGAAGTTGAGGGAGGAGTTGCATGAAAGGGAAGAGGAAATTTTTAATTTGCAAAAGACTCTATTTGAAGTTACCCGGAACGAACATTTGTGCAATGAAACCATGTCAACATGA
- the LOC103999344 gene encoding uncharacterized protein LOC103999344, producing MGRSRSSIGTFQDLELRLGLSPLYKGQSSAASCTRGCPEFILIEDDDDDVQMYPPSSGEEIRLDQYTSSLAPTIREDDLELRLGVGASNFYLQSSNGWNDTLEDGYKDPNAWKSGKASSSQYMSNIIEVKLRCAICMDTMKEETTTTCGHVFCKACIISAIRVQKRCPTCREKLSQSNIHRIYLPGSTS from the exons ATGGGTAGATCGAGATCGAGCATAGGCACTTTTCAAGACCTTGAGCTGAGACTCGGCCTGTCTCCCCTATATAAAGGCCAGAGTTCAGCTGCAAGTTGCACAAGAGGATGTCCCGAGTTTATACTGATCGAGGATGACGATGATGACGTGCAGATGTATCCTCCATCTTCAGGGGAG GAAATTAGGCTCGATCAATATACAAGTTCATTGGCACCTACAATCAGAGAAGATGATCTAGAACTTCGGCTTGGAGTTGGAG CCTCTAATTTTTATCTTCAGAGTTCAAATGGCTGGAATGATACATTAGAAGACGGATACAAAGACCCTAATGCTTGGAAATCTGGCAAG GCATCAAGCAGCCAATACATGTCTAATATCATCGAGGTGAAGTTGAGATGTGCTATTTGTATGGACACAATGAAGGAGGAGACTACTACCACCTGTGGACATGTATTCTGCAAAGCTTGCATCATTAGTGCCATCCGAGTACAGAAGAGATGCCCAACCTGCCGAGAGAAGCTGTCTCAAAGTAACATTCACCGGATATACCTGCCAGGATCAACTTCATGA